In a genomic window of Equus caballus isolate H_3958 breed thoroughbred chromosome 9, TB-T2T, whole genome shotgun sequence:
- the LYNX1 gene encoding ly-6/neurotoxin-like protein 1, translating into MAPLLALFLVALVGLPLAQALDCHVCAYNGENCFNPMRCPAMVTYCMTTRTYYTPTRMKVSKSCVPSCFETVYDGYSKHASTTSCCQYDLCNGAGLAVLGTPALAPILLVTLWGLL; encoded by the exons ATGGCGCCCCTGCTCGCCCTGTTCCTGGTGGCCCTGGTGGGCCTACCTCTGG cccaggctctggaCTGCCACGTGTGTGCCTACAACGGGGAGAACTGCTTCAACCCCATGCGCTGCCCGGCCATGGTCACCTACTGCATGACCACACGCACTT ACTACACCCCAACCAGGATGAAGGTGAGCAAGTCGTGTGTGCCCAGCTGCTTCGAGACTGTGTACGATGGCTACTCCAAGCATGCGTCTACCACCTCCTGCTGCCAGTACGACCTCTGTAATGGCGCCGGCCTTGCCGTACTGGGGACCCCGGCCCTGGCCCCCATACTCCTGGTCACCCTCTGGGGTCTGCTCTAA